The following coding sequences are from one Phycisphaerae bacterium window:
- a CDS encoding type II toxin-antitoxin system VapB family antitoxin: MPTNLALDDRLIEEARKAGKHKTKKDAVTAALKEYVQHRKQREILTLAGRVEYWDDYDHKALRRGRRQ; encoded by the coding sequence ATGCCTACGAACCTGGCACTGGACGACAGGCTGATCGAGGAAGCCCGCAAGGCCGGCAAGCACAAAACCAAGAAAGACGCGGTGACCGCGGCGCTCAAGGAGTACGTGCAGCACCGCAAGCAGCGAGAAATCCTCACCCTGGCCGGGCGGGTGGAATACTGGGATGATTACGATCACAAGGCCCTGCGGCGGGGCCGGCGGCAATGA
- a CDS encoding PIN domain-containing protein, which translates to MSMLVDTTIWSLALRRRTSELNRRERLLVQEWASLVEAGRILLIGPIRQEILSGIRRESDFLAVRTRLSAFGCIEILPEDYDQAAAFFNVCRGKGFAGTAIDLLICAVAARADVPIFTTDEDFARYAKFLPIRLHKLPEIPD; encoded by the coding sequence ATGAGCATGCTCGTTGACACGACGATCTGGTCCCTGGCTCTGCGGCGCCGGACGTCGGAGCTCAATCGCCGCGAACGGCTGCTGGTTCAGGAGTGGGCATCACTGGTCGAAGCGGGTCGGATCTTGTTGATCGGTCCTATTCGTCAAGAGATCCTTTCCGGGATCCGCCGAGAGTCCGACTTCCTCGCGGTTCGCACGCGGCTGTCCGCCTTTGGCTGCATCGAAATCCTCCCGGAGGACTACGATCAGGCCGCAGCGTTCTTCAATGTTTGTCGCGGCAAAGGTTTTGCCGGTACCGCCATCGACCTGCTGATCTGCGCTGTTGCCGCTCGTGCGGATGTGCCCATCTTTACGACCGACGAAGATTTCGCTCGGTATGCGAAGTTTCTCCCGATCCGGCTGCACAAGTTGCCGGAAATCCCCGACTGA
- a CDS encoding polyphosphate polymerase domain-containing protein: MFEIEQAPISTTSQRVERKYALPDAMLDLAVARLSELLPIHRYAGDHDWSSIRTTYLDTADFAAYREYLVRLPLRKKIRIRQYGVAGEFSNLCWVEIKIKNHRLSLKRRFCCRKPELAALMRGEDVLDRVAPCNEGDITQIYSAIRAMILEQRLRPAVRVEYERLAFQGPDSRSFRITLDRNLRFVSGCGCYSGILEGLVIESKHHGDEPEHLREMRRSLGLKRVKRFSKFARSMQRILELQSQRCIS; this comes from the coding sequence ATGTTCGAGATCGAGCAAGCACCGATATCCACCACCTCCCAGCGTGTCGAGCGCAAATATGCATTGCCCGATGCCATGCTGGATCTCGCGGTCGCGCGCTTGTCGGAACTGTTGCCCATACACCGCTATGCCGGAGATCATGACTGGTCGAGCATCCGCACCACGTACCTCGATACGGCCGATTTCGCGGCCTATCGGGAATACCTCGTCCGATTGCCCCTCCGAAAGAAGATCCGGATCCGCCAGTACGGTGTGGCCGGAGAGTTCAGCAACCTGTGTTGGGTGGAAATCAAGATCAAGAACCATCGCCTCAGCCTCAAACGCCGCTTCTGTTGCCGCAAGCCGGAATTGGCTGCTTTGATGCGCGGCGAAGACGTTCTCGATCGCGTTGCCCCCTGCAACGAGGGGGACATTACTCAAATCTACAGTGCGATTCGGGCAATGATCCTGGAACAGCGTCTCAGGCCGGCGGTGCGGGTCGAATACGAGCGCCTGGCCTTCCAGGGCCCGGACTCCCGGAGCTTTCGGATCACCCTTGACCGCAACCTGCGTTTTGTCAGCGGCTGCGGCTGCTACAGCGGCATCCTGGAGGGTCTGGTGATCGAAAGCAAGCACCACGGCGATGAGCCGGAGCATCTGCGCGAGATGCGCAGGAGCCTGGGGCTCAAGAGGGTCAAGCGTTTCTCCAAGTTTGCTCGCAGCATGCAACGAATCCTGGAGCTTCAATCGCAGAGGTGCATCTCGTGA
- a CDS encoding DUF4956 domain-containing protein, whose product MNTIAGFLEDHPDLERLISDTFGGTSDARLGADVIAYRLIAACAIGFLIGHVYRRTYTGQRFAPTLPDTHLLLCLGGALIWLVVGDNLVRAFGLAGTIGLIRYRTIVRDPKDTTILLFSMIMGMACGLGQVLVAVIGTVVVLAVMCLLYLGHRRSLTVANRKAADLLSLLDGGQTDGKKPPQQK is encoded by the coding sequence GTGAACACCATCGCCGGCTTCCTCGAAGACCATCCGGACCTCGAACGGCTCATCAGCGACACCTTTGGCGGAACCTCGGACGCGCGGCTTGGGGCGGACGTTATTGCTTATCGCCTGATTGCCGCGTGCGCCATCGGGTTTCTGATCGGGCATGTTTATCGCCGAACCTATACCGGCCAGCGGTTCGCCCCGACGCTGCCGGACACGCACCTGCTCTTGTGTCTGGGCGGGGCGCTGATCTGGCTGGTGGTCGGCGACAACCTTGTGCGGGCCTTCGGCCTGGCAGGAACCATCGGGCTGATCCGCTACCGCACCATCGTCCGCGACCCGAAGGATACAACGATCCTGCTGTTCAGCATGATCATGGGCATGGCCTGCGGCTTGGGGCAGGTTCTGGTGGCTGTGATCGGCACCGTCGTCGTGCTCGCTGTGATGTGCTTGTTGTACCTTGGCCACCGCCGATCCCTGACCGTCGCCAACAGAAAGGCCGCCGATCTGCTCAGTCTCCTGGACGGCGGGCAAACCGACGGGAAGAAACCGCCGCAGCAGAAGTAG